The Esox lucius isolate fEsoLuc1 chromosome 5, fEsoLuc1.pri, whole genome shotgun sequence genome includes a region encoding these proteins:
- the si:dkey-94l16.4 gene encoding signaling mucin HKR1 isoform X2 translates to MEPQPRESDDLQPQDLSSTCSHAAMDLTRKGEECLLKTSSVDAIRVVKPSSWYPGSGGSKGLPFPNTDPEHRLQPGDQIQPDNAFSNTTVTLSYVSRSHVFSTHDTLSQHSTLYGVPSISKFSTLDGYLQQVDRPLGLVPQSEMFDSVSPAAPVVVESVAAVPLMQHTHEINGSRMATSGGVEKHKPQQRGNSKENCIFQVTDNNRGLQNGRSDNWPNSAICIDSSPELLTTDLEEKEQRSADTEVLFLISRTEEPVILQDSRSPRDLCSTNKTADTHWDDLASRGPQLSGLSGEGTVQGTQANSDNTSRSDISKDYQQPIHNTKAVSEPVVDLTEDESIVPQVVENKPKESVTSNQNGKAKAEQRTFERKKLPPRSGRGTRLEAIVMNINPNWYKVSTKKPKVSKTQIQPLTNSQNQTQSSPSEAAVSQTQTQSSPSEAAFSQTQTQSSPSEAAFSQTQTQSSPSEAAVSRTQTQSSPSEAAVSRTQTQSSPSEAAVSRTQTPSSPSEAAVSQTQTQSSPSEAAVSRTQTQSSPSEAAVSRSQTQSCPSEASVSRTQTPSSPSEASVSRTPTPSSPSEASVSRTPTPSSPSEASVSRTQTWSSPSEASVSRTQTRSSPSEAVVSRTQTRSSPSEAAVSQTQTRSSPSEAVVSRTQTRSSPSEAAVSQTQTRSSPSEAAVSRTQTQSSPSEAAVSPNQQISSASSSEGETKVKPAKGKAVVASTKCSIDSINIHIDSGRESTSESEHAVFFKYPDSSTSPKASSPSFLPDKHIENEYELRGSSSEVDVVSLLPPSKVSERSPGKQKAKNTSCKAAFPITKTTKVTPAPKKKRKKPRPCQSSIFSPQEPEIKLKYINYKEEKRDVRGETFSPFIHVERKSASTSPANCTVINYPEEEKPRQKGQRQMQAAGSASGSFIPGAIPSTSCLQLGRVSTHSKYCNTLVCCLCGGSANALDLGDLHGPYYPEGYRPSSKAPASTPGLKEEEEEDFSDSDSSCSLRGRGRKYARPPGVPWPHKPGPRLNQEGLLGRWTSDSAPSGSPPAKRARTQAGVGVTSGAVAALEDWYSPPVVPLEQCEYWLHEDCCIWAAGVFLVKGRVYGLEEAVKVAQETMCLRCHKTGATLGCFLKGCPNKYHYRCCLQSDCVLNEENFSMKCTKHKNKSFKSPPGGRREDR, encoded by the exons ATGGAGCCACAACCTAGAGAATCAGATGATTTACAGCCCCAAGACCTTTCCTCCACCTGTAGCCATGCTGCGATGGACTTGACTAGGAAAGGTGAGGAATGCCTCCTGAAAACCAGCTCTGTAGATGCCATAAGGGTGGTCAAGCCTTCAAGCTGGTACCCAGGCTCTGGGGGCAGCAAGGGACTCCCCTTCCCAAATACTGACCCTGAACACAGGCTTCAACCAGGAGACCAAATCCAGCCTGATAATGCTTTCTCAAACACTACAGTCACCCTCTCCTATGTGAGCCGGTCTCATGTCTTCTCCACCCATGACACTCTCTCCCAGCATTCCACTCTCTATGGTGTCCCGTCGATCAGCAAGTTCTCAACATTGGATGGATACCTGCAGCAGGTGGATAGACCTCTGGGCTTAGTGCCTCAGTCTGAAATGTTTGACTCTGTGTCTCCAGCAGCCCCTGTGGTGGTTGAGAGTGTGgcagcagttcctttaatgcAGCACACTCATGAAATCAACGGCAGTCGAATGGCTACCAGCGGAGGGGTGGAAAAACACAAGCCTCAACAGAGAGGGAATTCAAAGgaaaactgtatttttcagGTCACAGACAACAACAGAGGACTGCAGAATGGCAGGAGTGACAACTGGCCCAATTCTGCAATCTGTATTGATTCCTCCCCAGAGCTCCTCACAACAGATTTGGAGGAGAAGGAACAAAGGAGTGCAGACACAGAGGTTCTTTTTCTTATCTCAAGAACGGAGGAGCCAGTCATACTCCAGGACAGCAGGAGTCCCAGGGACCTTTGTTCTACCA ATAAGACTGCAGATACCCACTGGGATGATCTGGCGAGCCGTGGGCCTCAACTGTCTGGGCTATCAGGGGAGGGGACAGTACAGGGGACACAGGCGAACAGTGATAACACCTCAAGGTCAGATATCAGCAAGGACTACCAGCAGCCCATACATAACACCAAGGCAGTTTCAGAGCCTGTTGTTGACTTGACGGAAGACGAGAGCATTGTGCCCCAGGTTGTAGAAAACAAACCCAAGGAGTCGGTTACTTCTAACCAGAATGGTAAGGCAAAGGCAGAGCAAAGGACTTTTGAGAGGAAGAAACTCCCCCCTCGCTCAGGCAGGGGAACAAGGTTAGAGGCCATAGTGATGAACATAAACCCTAATTGGTATAAAGTATCCACTAAGAAGCCCAAGGTTTCAAAGACCCAGATCCAACCCTTGACAAATTCCCAAAATCAGACCCAGAGCAGTCCATCTGAAGCTGCAGTTAGTCAAACTCAGACCCAGAGCAGTCCATCTGAAGCTGCATTTAGTCAAACTCAGACCCAGAGCAGTCCATCTGAAGCTGCATTTAGTCAAACTCAGACCCAGAGCAGTCCATCTGAAGCTGCAGTTAGTCGAACTCAGACCCAGAGCAGTCCATCTGAAGCTGCAGTTAGTCGAACTCAGACCCAGAGCAGTCCATCTGAAGCTGCAGTTAGTCGTACTCAGACCCCGAGCAGTCCATCTGAAGCTGCAGTTAGTCAAACTCAGACCCAGAGCAGTCCATCTGAAGCTGCTGTTAGTCGAACTCAGACCCAGAGCAGTCCATCTGAAGCTGCTGTTAGTCGATCTCAGACCCAGAGTTGTCCATCTGAAGCTTCTGTTAGTCGAACTCAGACCCCGAGCAGTCCATCTGAAGCTTCTGTTAGTCGAACTCCGACCCCGAGCAGTCCATCTGAAGCTTCTGTTAGTCGAACTCCGACCCCGAGCAGTCCATCTGAAGCTTCTGTTAGTCGAACTCAGACCTGGAGCAGTCCATCTGAAGCTTCTGTTAGTCGAACTCAGACCCGGAGCAGTCCATCTGAAGCTGTTGTTAGTCGAACTCAGACCCGGAGCAGTCCATCTGAAGCTGCTGTTAGTCAAACTCAGACCCGGAGCAGTCCATCTGAAGCTGTTGTTAGTCGAACTCAGACCCGGAGCAGTCCATCTGAAGCTGCTGTTAGTCAAACTCAGACCCGGAGCAGTCCATCTGAAGCTGCTGTTAGTCGAACTCAGACCCAGAGCAGTCCATCTGAAGCTGCTGTTAGTCCTAACCAACAGATATCATCTGCGTCTAGCTCTGAGGGAGAGACTAAAGTAAAGCCAGCCAAAGGAAAGGCAGTAGTTGCCTCAACAAAATGTTCTATAGATAGCATTAACATTCACATAGACAGTGGCAGAGAGTCTACCTCAGAGTCAGAGCACGCCGTGTTTTTCAAATACCCAGACAGCAGCACATCTCCGAAAGCCTCCAGTCCATCATTTCTTCCGGACAAACACATTGAGAATGAGTATGAACTCAGAGGGTCATCCTCAGAGGTGGATGTAGTGAGTTTATTACCACCATCTAAGGTGTCTGAAAGAAGTCCTGGGAAGCAAAAGGCTAAGAATACAAGCTGCAAAGCTGCCTTTCCAATCACGAAAACAACAAAGGTGACTCCTGCTCCCAAAAAGAAACGGAAAAAACCCAGACCTTGCCAGTCCTCCATATTCTCCCCTCAGGAGCCTGAGATCAAACTCAAATACATCAACTacaaggaggagaagagggacgTGAGGGGGGAGACGTTCTCTCCATTCATTCATGTTGAACGTAAGTCTGCCTCCACCTCCCCTGCCAACTGTACGGTCATTAACTACCCGGAGGAAGAGAAACCCAGGCAGAAGGGCCAGCGTCAAATGCAGGCTGCAGGCTCCGCCTCCGGGAGCTTCATTCCTGGGGCCATACCCTCTACCTCCTGCCTCCAGCTGGGCCGCGTCTCCACCCACAGCAAGTACTGCAACACCCTGGTCTGCTGCCTCTGCGGTGGTTCAGCTAACGCCTTGGACCTGGGGGACCTCCACGGTCCATACTACCCTGAGGGATACAGGCCTAGCTCTAAAGCCCCGGCCAGTACCCCAGGCCtcaaagaagaggaggaagaggatttCAGTGACTCTGACTCCTCCTGTAGCCTGAGAGGCAGGGGCCGGAAGTATGCTCGGCCCCCAGGGGTCCCTTGGCCCCACAAACCTGGCCCCCGGCTGAACCAGGAGGGCCTGCTCGGGAGGTGGACCAGTGACAGCGCTCCCTCCGGCAGCCCTCCAGCTAAGAGGGCCAGGACACAGGCTGGGGTTGGGGTCACCTCTGGGGCTGTGGCTGCGTTAGAGGACTGGTACAGTCCCCCTGTGGTCCCTTTGGAGCAGTGTGAGTACTGGCTCCATGAGGACTGCTGCATCTGGGCTGCAGGTGTGTTCCTGGTGAAAGGGAGGGTCTACGGCCTGGAGGAGGCAGTCAAGGTAGCTCAAGAAACG ATGTGTTTGCGCTGCCATAAAACAGGTGCCACATTGGGCTGCTTTTTAAAAGGATGCCCCAATAAGTATCACTACAGGTGTTGTCTACAGTCAG
- the si:dkey-94l16.4 gene encoding signaling mucin HKR1 isoform X1: MEPQPRESDDLQPQDLSSTCSHAAMDLTRKGEECLLKTSSVDAIRVVKPSSWYPGSGGSKGLPFPNTDPEHRLQPGDQIQPDNAFSNTTVTLSYVSRSHVFSTHDTLSQHSTLYGVPSISKFSTLDGYLQQVDRPLGLVPQSEMFDSVSPAAPVVVESVAAVPLMQHTHEINGSRMATSGGVEKHKPQQRGNSKENCIFQVTDNNRGLQNGRSDNWPNSAICIDSSPELLTTDLEEKEQRSADTEVLFLISRTEEPVILQDSRSPRDLCSTSREYISSLQDPVSPSATSLDNADLFILPQASCSLSAVNSFADKTADTHWDDLASRGPQLSGLSGEGTVQGTQANSDNTSRSDISKDYQQPIHNTKAVSEPVVDLTEDESIVPQVVENKPKESVTSNQNGKAKAEQRTFERKKLPPRSGRGTRLEAIVMNINPNWYKVSTKKPKVSKTQIQPLTNSQNQTQSSPSEAAVSQTQTQSSPSEAAFSQTQTQSSPSEAAFSQTQTQSSPSEAAVSRTQTQSSPSEAAVSRTQTQSSPSEAAVSRTQTPSSPSEAAVSQTQTQSSPSEAAVSRTQTQSSPSEAAVSRSQTQSCPSEASVSRTQTPSSPSEASVSRTPTPSSPSEASVSRTPTPSSPSEASVSRTQTWSSPSEASVSRTQTRSSPSEAVVSRTQTRSSPSEAAVSQTQTRSSPSEAVVSRTQTRSSPSEAAVSQTQTRSSPSEAAVSRTQTQSSPSEAAVSPNQQISSASSSEGETKVKPAKGKAVVASTKCSIDSINIHIDSGRESTSESEHAVFFKYPDSSTSPKASSPSFLPDKHIENEYELRGSSSEVDVVSLLPPSKVSERSPGKQKAKNTSCKAAFPITKTTKVTPAPKKKRKKPRPCQSSIFSPQEPEIKLKYINYKEEKRDVRGETFSPFIHVERKSASTSPANCTVINYPEEEKPRQKGQRQMQAAGSASGSFIPGAIPSTSCLQLGRVSTHSKYCNTLVCCLCGGSANALDLGDLHGPYYPEGYRPSSKAPASTPGLKEEEEEDFSDSDSSCSLRGRGRKYARPPGVPWPHKPGPRLNQEGLLGRWTSDSAPSGSPPAKRARTQAGVGVTSGAVAALEDWYSPPVVPLEQCEYWLHEDCCIWAAGVFLVKGRVYGLEEAVKVAQETMCLRCHKTGATLGCFLKGCPNKYHYRCCLQSDCVLNEENFSMKCTKHKNKSFKSPPGGRREDR, from the exons ATGGAGCCACAACCTAGAGAATCAGATGATTTACAGCCCCAAGACCTTTCCTCCACCTGTAGCCATGCTGCGATGGACTTGACTAGGAAAGGTGAGGAATGCCTCCTGAAAACCAGCTCTGTAGATGCCATAAGGGTGGTCAAGCCTTCAAGCTGGTACCCAGGCTCTGGGGGCAGCAAGGGACTCCCCTTCCCAAATACTGACCCTGAACACAGGCTTCAACCAGGAGACCAAATCCAGCCTGATAATGCTTTCTCAAACACTACAGTCACCCTCTCCTATGTGAGCCGGTCTCATGTCTTCTCCACCCATGACACTCTCTCCCAGCATTCCACTCTCTATGGTGTCCCGTCGATCAGCAAGTTCTCAACATTGGATGGATACCTGCAGCAGGTGGATAGACCTCTGGGCTTAGTGCCTCAGTCTGAAATGTTTGACTCTGTGTCTCCAGCAGCCCCTGTGGTGGTTGAGAGTGTGgcagcagttcctttaatgcAGCACACTCATGAAATCAACGGCAGTCGAATGGCTACCAGCGGAGGGGTGGAAAAACACAAGCCTCAACAGAGAGGGAATTCAAAGgaaaactgtatttttcagGTCACAGACAACAACAGAGGACTGCAGAATGGCAGGAGTGACAACTGGCCCAATTCTGCAATCTGTATTGATTCCTCCCCAGAGCTCCTCACAACAGATTTGGAGGAGAAGGAACAAAGGAGTGCAGACACAGAGGTTCTTTTTCTTATCTCAAGAACGGAGGAGCCAGTCATACTCCAGGACAGCAGGAGTCCCAGGGACCTTTGTTCTACCAGTAGGGAGTATATCAGTTCACTGCAGGACCCGGTCTCTCCATCTGCTACCTCATTGGATAATGCAGATTTGTTCATTCTTCCTCAGGCTTCCTGTTCACTCAGTGCTGTTAACTCTTTTGCAGATAAGACTGCAGATACCCACTGGGATGATCTGGCGAGCCGTGGGCCTCAACTGTCTGGGCTATCAGGGGAGGGGACAGTACAGGGGACACAGGCGAACAGTGATAACACCTCAAGGTCAGATATCAGCAAGGACTACCAGCAGCCCATACATAACACCAAGGCAGTTTCAGAGCCTGTTGTTGACTTGACGGAAGACGAGAGCATTGTGCCCCAGGTTGTAGAAAACAAACCCAAGGAGTCGGTTACTTCTAACCAGAATGGTAAGGCAAAGGCAGAGCAAAGGACTTTTGAGAGGAAGAAACTCCCCCCTCGCTCAGGCAGGGGAACAAGGTTAGAGGCCATAGTGATGAACATAAACCCTAATTGGTATAAAGTATCCACTAAGAAGCCCAAGGTTTCAAAGACCCAGATCCAACCCTTGACAAATTCCCAAAATCAGACCCAGAGCAGTCCATCTGAAGCTGCAGTTAGTCAAACTCAGACCCAGAGCAGTCCATCTGAAGCTGCATTTAGTCAAACTCAGACCCAGAGCAGTCCATCTGAAGCTGCATTTAGTCAAACTCAGACCCAGAGCAGTCCATCTGAAGCTGCAGTTAGTCGAACTCAGACCCAGAGCAGTCCATCTGAAGCTGCAGTTAGTCGAACTCAGACCCAGAGCAGTCCATCTGAAGCTGCAGTTAGTCGTACTCAGACCCCGAGCAGTCCATCTGAAGCTGCAGTTAGTCAAACTCAGACCCAGAGCAGTCCATCTGAAGCTGCTGTTAGTCGAACTCAGACCCAGAGCAGTCCATCTGAAGCTGCTGTTAGTCGATCTCAGACCCAGAGTTGTCCATCTGAAGCTTCTGTTAGTCGAACTCAGACCCCGAGCAGTCCATCTGAAGCTTCTGTTAGTCGAACTCCGACCCCGAGCAGTCCATCTGAAGCTTCTGTTAGTCGAACTCCGACCCCGAGCAGTCCATCTGAAGCTTCTGTTAGTCGAACTCAGACCTGGAGCAGTCCATCTGAAGCTTCTGTTAGTCGAACTCAGACCCGGAGCAGTCCATCTGAAGCTGTTGTTAGTCGAACTCAGACCCGGAGCAGTCCATCTGAAGCTGCTGTTAGTCAAACTCAGACCCGGAGCAGTCCATCTGAAGCTGTTGTTAGTCGAACTCAGACCCGGAGCAGTCCATCTGAAGCTGCTGTTAGTCAAACTCAGACCCGGAGCAGTCCATCTGAAGCTGCTGTTAGTCGAACTCAGACCCAGAGCAGTCCATCTGAAGCTGCTGTTAGTCCTAACCAACAGATATCATCTGCGTCTAGCTCTGAGGGAGAGACTAAAGTAAAGCCAGCCAAAGGAAAGGCAGTAGTTGCCTCAACAAAATGTTCTATAGATAGCATTAACATTCACATAGACAGTGGCAGAGAGTCTACCTCAGAGTCAGAGCACGCCGTGTTTTTCAAATACCCAGACAGCAGCACATCTCCGAAAGCCTCCAGTCCATCATTTCTTCCGGACAAACACATTGAGAATGAGTATGAACTCAGAGGGTCATCCTCAGAGGTGGATGTAGTGAGTTTATTACCACCATCTAAGGTGTCTGAAAGAAGTCCTGGGAAGCAAAAGGCTAAGAATACAAGCTGCAAAGCTGCCTTTCCAATCACGAAAACAACAAAGGTGACTCCTGCTCCCAAAAAGAAACGGAAAAAACCCAGACCTTGCCAGTCCTCCATATTCTCCCCTCAGGAGCCTGAGATCAAACTCAAATACATCAACTacaaggaggagaagagggacgTGAGGGGGGAGACGTTCTCTCCATTCATTCATGTTGAACGTAAGTCTGCCTCCACCTCCCCTGCCAACTGTACGGTCATTAACTACCCGGAGGAAGAGAAACCCAGGCAGAAGGGCCAGCGTCAAATGCAGGCTGCAGGCTCCGCCTCCGGGAGCTTCATTCCTGGGGCCATACCCTCTACCTCCTGCCTCCAGCTGGGCCGCGTCTCCACCCACAGCAAGTACTGCAACACCCTGGTCTGCTGCCTCTGCGGTGGTTCAGCTAACGCCTTGGACCTGGGGGACCTCCACGGTCCATACTACCCTGAGGGATACAGGCCTAGCTCTAAAGCCCCGGCCAGTACCCCAGGCCtcaaagaagaggaggaagaggatttCAGTGACTCTGACTCCTCCTGTAGCCTGAGAGGCAGGGGCCGGAAGTATGCTCGGCCCCCAGGGGTCCCTTGGCCCCACAAACCTGGCCCCCGGCTGAACCAGGAGGGCCTGCTCGGGAGGTGGACCAGTGACAGCGCTCCCTCCGGCAGCCCTCCAGCTAAGAGGGCCAGGACACAGGCTGGGGTTGGGGTCACCTCTGGGGCTGTGGCTGCGTTAGAGGACTGGTACAGTCCCCCTGTGGTCCCTTTGGAGCAGTGTGAGTACTGGCTCCATGAGGACTGCTGCATCTGGGCTGCAGGTGTGTTCCTGGTGAAAGGGAGGGTCTACGGCCTGGAGGAGGCAGTCAAGGTAGCTCAAGAAACG ATGTGTTTGCGCTGCCATAAAACAGGTGCCACATTGGGCTGCTTTTTAAAAGGATGCCCCAATAAGTATCACTACAGGTGTTGTCTACAGTCAG
- the si:dkey-94l16.4 gene encoding retinoic acid-induced protein 1 isoform X3, with protein sequence MEPQPRESDDLQPQDLSSTCSHAAMDLTRKDKTADTHWDDLASRGPQLSGLSGEGTVQGTQANSDNTSRSDISKDYQQPIHNTKAVSEPVVDLTEDESIVPQVVENKPKESVTSNQNGKAKAEQRTFERKKLPPRSGRGTRLEAIVMNINPNWYKVSTKKPKVSKTQIQPLTNSQNQTQSSPSEAAVSQTQTQSSPSEAAFSQTQTQSSPSEAAFSQTQTQSSPSEAAVSRTQTQSSPSEAAVSRTQTQSSPSEAAVSRTQTPSSPSEAAVSQTQTQSSPSEAAVSRTQTQSSPSEAAVSRSQTQSCPSEASVSRTQTPSSPSEASVSRTPTPSSPSEASVSRTPTPSSPSEASVSRTQTWSSPSEASVSRTQTRSSPSEAVVSRTQTRSSPSEAAVSQTQTRSSPSEAVVSRTQTRSSPSEAAVSQTQTRSSPSEAAVSRTQTQSSPSEAAVSPNQQISSASSSEGETKVKPAKGKAVVASTKCSIDSINIHIDSGRESTSESEHAVFFKYPDSSTSPKASSPSFLPDKHIENEYELRGSSSEVDVVSLLPPSKVSERSPGKQKAKNTSCKAAFPITKTTKVTPAPKKKRKKPRPCQSSIFSPQEPEIKLKYINYKEEKRDVRGETFSPFIHVERKSASTSPANCTVINYPEEEKPRQKGQRQMQAAGSASGSFIPGAIPSTSCLQLGRVSTHSKYCNTLVCCLCGGSANALDLGDLHGPYYPEGYRPSSKAPASTPGLKEEEEEDFSDSDSSCSLRGRGRKYARPPGVPWPHKPGPRLNQEGLLGRWTSDSAPSGSPPAKRARTQAGVGVTSGAVAALEDWYSPPVVPLEQCEYWLHEDCCIWAAGVFLVKGRVYGLEEAVKVAQETMCLRCHKTGATLGCFLKGCPNKYHYRCCLQSDCVLNEENFSMKCTKHKNKSFKSPPGGRREDR encoded by the exons ATGGAGCCACAACCTAGAGAATCAGATGATTTACAGCCCCAAGACCTTTCCTCCACCTGTAGCCATGCTGCGATGGACTTGACTAGGAAAG ATAAGACTGCAGATACCCACTGGGATGATCTGGCGAGCCGTGGGCCTCAACTGTCTGGGCTATCAGGGGAGGGGACAGTACAGGGGACACAGGCGAACAGTGATAACACCTCAAGGTCAGATATCAGCAAGGACTACCAGCAGCCCATACATAACACCAAGGCAGTTTCAGAGCCTGTTGTTGACTTGACGGAAGACGAGAGCATTGTGCCCCAGGTTGTAGAAAACAAACCCAAGGAGTCGGTTACTTCTAACCAGAATGGTAAGGCAAAGGCAGAGCAAAGGACTTTTGAGAGGAAGAAACTCCCCCCTCGCTCAGGCAGGGGAACAAGGTTAGAGGCCATAGTGATGAACATAAACCCTAATTGGTATAAAGTATCCACTAAGAAGCCCAAGGTTTCAAAGACCCAGATCCAACCCTTGACAAATTCCCAAAATCAGACCCAGAGCAGTCCATCTGAAGCTGCAGTTAGTCAAACTCAGACCCAGAGCAGTCCATCTGAAGCTGCATTTAGTCAAACTCAGACCCAGAGCAGTCCATCTGAAGCTGCATTTAGTCAAACTCAGACCCAGAGCAGTCCATCTGAAGCTGCAGTTAGTCGAACTCAGACCCAGAGCAGTCCATCTGAAGCTGCAGTTAGTCGAACTCAGACCCAGAGCAGTCCATCTGAAGCTGCAGTTAGTCGTACTCAGACCCCGAGCAGTCCATCTGAAGCTGCAGTTAGTCAAACTCAGACCCAGAGCAGTCCATCTGAAGCTGCTGTTAGTCGAACTCAGACCCAGAGCAGTCCATCTGAAGCTGCTGTTAGTCGATCTCAGACCCAGAGTTGTCCATCTGAAGCTTCTGTTAGTCGAACTCAGACCCCGAGCAGTCCATCTGAAGCTTCTGTTAGTCGAACTCCGACCCCGAGCAGTCCATCTGAAGCTTCTGTTAGTCGAACTCCGACCCCGAGCAGTCCATCTGAAGCTTCTGTTAGTCGAACTCAGACCTGGAGCAGTCCATCTGAAGCTTCTGTTAGTCGAACTCAGACCCGGAGCAGTCCATCTGAAGCTGTTGTTAGTCGAACTCAGACCCGGAGCAGTCCATCTGAAGCTGCTGTTAGTCAAACTCAGACCCGGAGCAGTCCATCTGAAGCTGTTGTTAGTCGAACTCAGACCCGGAGCAGTCCATCTGAAGCTGCTGTTAGTCAAACTCAGACCCGGAGCAGTCCATCTGAAGCTGCTGTTAGTCGAACTCAGACCCAGAGCAGTCCATCTGAAGCTGCTGTTAGTCCTAACCAACAGATATCATCTGCGTCTAGCTCTGAGGGAGAGACTAAAGTAAAGCCAGCCAAAGGAAAGGCAGTAGTTGCCTCAACAAAATGTTCTATAGATAGCATTAACATTCACATAGACAGTGGCAGAGAGTCTACCTCAGAGTCAGAGCACGCCGTGTTTTTCAAATACCCAGACAGCAGCACATCTCCGAAAGCCTCCAGTCCATCATTTCTTCCGGACAAACACATTGAGAATGAGTATGAACTCAGAGGGTCATCCTCAGAGGTGGATGTAGTGAGTTTATTACCACCATCTAAGGTGTCTGAAAGAAGTCCTGGGAAGCAAAAGGCTAAGAATACAAGCTGCAAAGCTGCCTTTCCAATCACGAAAACAACAAAGGTGACTCCTGCTCCCAAAAAGAAACGGAAAAAACCCAGACCTTGCCAGTCCTCCATATTCTCCCCTCAGGAGCCTGAGATCAAACTCAAATACATCAACTacaaggaggagaagagggacgTGAGGGGGGAGACGTTCTCTCCATTCATTCATGTTGAACGTAAGTCTGCCTCCACCTCCCCTGCCAACTGTACGGTCATTAACTACCCGGAGGAAGAGAAACCCAGGCAGAAGGGCCAGCGTCAAATGCAGGCTGCAGGCTCCGCCTCCGGGAGCTTCATTCCTGGGGCCATACCCTCTACCTCCTGCCTCCAGCTGGGCCGCGTCTCCACCCACAGCAAGTACTGCAACACCCTGGTCTGCTGCCTCTGCGGTGGTTCAGCTAACGCCTTGGACCTGGGGGACCTCCACGGTCCATACTACCCTGAGGGATACAGGCCTAGCTCTAAAGCCCCGGCCAGTACCCCAGGCCtcaaagaagaggaggaagaggatttCAGTGACTCTGACTCCTCCTGTAGCCTGAGAGGCAGGGGCCGGAAGTATGCTCGGCCCCCAGGGGTCCCTTGGCCCCACAAACCTGGCCCCCGGCTGAACCAGGAGGGCCTGCTCGGGAGGTGGACCAGTGACAGCGCTCCCTCCGGCAGCCCTCCAGCTAAGAGGGCCAGGACACAGGCTGGGGTTGGGGTCACCTCTGGGGCTGTGGCTGCGTTAGAGGACTGGTACAGTCCCCCTGTGGTCCCTTTGGAGCAGTGTGAGTACTGGCTCCATGAGGACTGCTGCATCTGGGCTGCAGGTGTGTTCCTGGTGAAAGGGAGGGTCTACGGCCTGGAGGAGGCAGTCAAGGTAGCTCAAGAAACG ATGTGTTTGCGCTGCCATAAAACAGGTGCCACATTGGGCTGCTTTTTAAAAGGATGCCCCAATAAGTATCACTACAGGTGTTGTCTACAGTCAG